In Sphingobacterium sp. R2, the genomic stretch AAGAAAATGTCGATGCAAGTCCCGCATCTCTTGTCGAAAACTTACATGAACAGGTCAAAATAGCCTTACAAATGCTAGCTTTAATCGATTCGAATACATTGACCGAGCAACGTTTTTTGGGAAGAAAGCGCATCCCCACCACATTGATAGGACTGTTGTTTCATGCTGCAGAACATGCCCAGCGTCACGTTGGCCAATTGCTGGTGACGGCACGTTGTCTTCCCCCCATTTCCCGCGTTCCTCGATGATCGGTCTGAGCTGATAATCAAGTTCGGTCAGTTCATACATAACCCGTCCTGGTACCTCTGTATATACGTGACGCTTTACCACTCCACGTTCTTTCAGTTTCCGCAGCTGTGGGGGCATCATGCCTCCGTTAATATTGGGTAAACATCCTCTGATCCCAGTATAGTGGGAACTTCCATTGATGGGTAGCAACATATTGTTAAAGTATAATCAATTTAGGTGATGCGAAGTATTTTATATCAGAATAGATCAAATTTTGATTGGGAATGCTCCTAAAACTTAGTGGACAGGATTGAAGAAGTAGGGGCGCTATGGATTATCGGACGATTAAATTGTAAATTTGTATACTTGTAAGATTCTAAGAGGAATTCATGATTTTTATCATCCCACATAAAACTAAACAGCGTATACTATGCAGATACTTTTAGTAGAAGACGATCGTCGCATTAGCAGCTTCGTCGTTAAAGGCTTAGAAGAAATGGGAAACCAGGTTATCTTGGTTGAATCTGCGGAAGCGGCACGTGAATGGATCAATGTCGATTCATTGGATATTATTGTACTTGATATTATGTTGCCTGGAATAGATGGCATACAGTTTACAAAGACAATCAGGTATCGAAAAAATCATATTCCTATATTGATTTTAAGTGCTTTAGGAGAAATTGAAGATAAAGTCGAGGCCTTAGAAAGTGGAGCTGACGACTATCTTGTTAAGCCCTTTTCTTTTAAGGAATTGGTAAGCCGTATTAAAGCGTTGGTACGGAGGGACAATTATAAAAATGTACAAAATGATAGTCGTATAGAGATCCGCGACTTAAAGGTCGATCTTGAACGCTACGAAGTATTCAAGAATGGTAAAAATGTTGATCTATCTCCCAAAGAATTTAAGCTATTGAAGTATCTGATTGAAAATCGCAATAAAACTCTTTCGCGAACAGCAATATTACAGGCTGTTTGGGGCATTGATTTTGATAATAATACCAATGTAGTAGATGTGTATGTTTCTTATCTAAGAGGTAAGGTCGACACTGGTCATGTGGCTTCCATTATCAAAACAGTGAAAGGTGTGGGGTACATGCTTACAACGGACTGATTATGAATTTAAAGATTCGGCTTACACTTTTTTCGACGTTGGTATTCACCATCATTTTCGCACTTGCAACCGTAGTTATTTACTGGATGTTTTATAATTCATCTGAACGACATCTAGTAAGCTCGCTGGAAAAAAATGCTAAGATTGCGGGTATTTATTACCTAGAAGCGGATGAACAGAGTCCATTAAAGCATTTGGAATCTAAAAATCAATATGAAAGTTTGGTCAAACGTGCTATGGTAGCAGTTTACAATGCCGCAGGAAAAGTAAGTTACGGTGGTATGCGGTTCGATAGTCTGATTACTAAGGATTTATTAAGCCAGCTGAAAAAAGATAAAACAATCTATTTAAAAACAGAAGATAGCTTTTATTTTGGGTTGTATTATCCCGATAATCAAGGCGATTTCTTTGTGTTTGTAAAAGAATCAAGTGCTGACTTTGATCATCAATTAAATCGTTTGCTCATGACACTTGTCCTTGTATTTCTTGTAGCATTGATCAGTATTGCCCTGTTGTCAGTTTGGTTAAGTAAGTATGCCTATCTGCCCATTCGTAAAGTGATCCAGGAAATTCAGCACAAGGATTTAAGTACTATCCAAGAGCCCTTGACAGGTATAAACACCAAGGATGAGCTGCAAGATCTTATTGAAAGTTATAATGCTCTTCTGCGGCGGATTAGTGAAAACATGATTATTAGAAAGAACTTTGTAAGTTATGTTTCACATGAATTTCGAACGCCTCTGGCAGGTATACTAGGGTCAATGGAGGTTTTCGGGGCAAAAGTGAGAAGCGAAGAAGAATATCGTGAATTGGCTGAAACTATTACCGACCATGTCAATTTTCTTAATCAGCTTATAGGTAATTTTCTTTTACTCACAGATGATCAGGCCGTGAAACGTTCCCAAGAACTTTTTCGGATCGATGAGGTGGTTTGGGATCTTGTACCTAAGCTTTCCCGATCGTTCACTGCGCCTTTAAAGATTGATGTAAAGGTCGATGAACCGCAATATTTTAATTTTTGGGGAAATAAGATGCTTGTCACACTTTCTATCTCCAATTTAATAGAGAATGCACTCAAATATGCAAATGGGCAAGAAGTACTTGTCCAAATGACAAATGCAAATGGCAGATTGTCTTTGCAGATTATAGACCACGGCATTGGCATTCCAGCAGCCGAACTGGAGTCTGTAAAGCAGACTTTTTATCGTGGCTCTAATGTAGGTAACGTCAAGGGCAGCGGTATAGGTCTTTCTTTTGCGCAAATTGTGTTTAAGGATCAAGGGGTTGACTTTGATATCCATTCAACCGATTTGGGTACAACGGTATCGCTACTATTCCCTAAATTCTAACCGTTTTCTAATCTCTTCTAATCAAACTTTAATTTCCCCTAAAGTTACCTGTAATCCTCGCCAGTTAGTTTTGTAGAAATTCAAAATTAGGTGAGAAAACTACAGATTACATTATTGCTACTACTAGGCCTGAATAGTAAGCTATTTTCACAGGAAGCCGGAGAAAACCGTTTACAAAAATCGGAGATAGAACAAATTTTCCTGGCCCATAACCTGAACTTAATGGCTCAACGTTTTCATATGCAACAAGCCGAGGCAGCTGTGCTTCAGCAAAAGTTGTGGCCCAATCCAACGATCTCAATTTCTGAGTTCAATCTTTGGAAAAATTCCTCCAGCGAATCGCTTCCAGCGTTGGTCGGTAATTACGGTAAATATCAACAGGTGTCGGTCGAATTGGAACAGACCATTGAAATGGCTGGTAAACGAAAGAAAAGGGTGCAACTGCAGCTGCTTGAAAAAGAGAATGCGCAGCTTCAGTTCCAAGAATTGTTGCGGAACCTGAAATATGATCTTCGGAGTCAGTGTCTCGAATTACAGATCTTGCAGGAGAAAGAAAAGTTATATGGTAATCAAGTCAATATCTTTCAGACATTGGCTCAATCCTATCAAAATCAATGGAGAGAAGGTAATGTAAGTGAGATGGACTACCTCAGGATTCAAAGTGAATCTATCGCGTTTGGGAACAAATTGAATGAAATTCAACAGGAGAAAATTGAAAAAATGAATGCAGTTGCACAATACCTCGGGAATAAGGGAGCTGCACTCACAATAGCAGATACGATTGACGTGCCACATTTTTTGCAGGGAAAAAAACAGGAGTGGAAAATGATGGCCCTTGATAATCGAAGCGACTATAAAATCGTCCAAAACGAATTCAAGAAAAGCGATGCTCAGCTGAAAATAGAAAAGGCAGAACGTATTCCGGATTTGAAGGTATCAATCAATTATGACCGCGGTGGAAATATTATGCGTGATTTCGTAGGGTTGGGGGTGGCTATGGATCTTCCTTTATTTAATCGAAATCAGGGCAATATCAAAATCGCTAAACTGGAACTTGAGAAAAATAAAGTAGAAATCGAGCAATTTCGTATCGACATCGAACGCGAAATTGATTTCCTTTCGGCGCGCTTGACCAATCTTGAAGCGAGTTTGAAAACGATGAACACAGGGTTTGATCATAATCTGGATGTAGCGCTGGAGCGCTATGTACGAAATTTTCAAGAGCGAAGATTGACCATTGTTGAATTTATAGACTTTATCAATAATTATATGGAAAATAAGGAATCGATATTGGAGCGTAGGGTCAAATACCTACAGTATAAAGAAGAGTTGATGTATTTAATCGGAAAGGATATTGTCTAATGAAAAGAAACTTATTGATGCCATTGACCTTGATGTCCATCTGTGTAATTTGGGGATGTCAGTCAACAAAGAATGAAGAGCAGGCTATCCTGTCAACCAAAGGTTTCTGCCTTAGTGCTGATTTCAAAAACCAAATCAAAATTGATTCTATAAAGAAGAGGGCGGTATCTGAACAGATTGCTTTGAATGGTGTGATCCAATACGATCAGGATGAACTTGCAGCGCTGAAGAGTCCGATACCTGGTATCGTACAGTCTGTCTCGTTCAAAATGGGTGATTACGTGGAGAAAGGACAGGTTCTCGTGTCGCTCAAAGGCACATCAGTCAATGATTTAGGAAAGGAGCTGCGTGAACTCGAAAATAGTAAGCGCCTGACGGAGCGTAAATTGGAAAGTCTGCACAGCCTGCTGAAAGATGGTATGGCTTCTCAACGCGAACTGGAAGAGATGGAAAGTGAACTGAAAGCCATAGAGATCGGAATTCGCAATGTAAAGGCCAATATGAATCTGCTCAATGGGTCATTAGAAAACGGTATGTTTTACATCCGTGCGCCTAAAGCTGGTTATATTGTAGATAAAAAGGTGAGCCCCGGTATGACAGTTGGTGATGATACGGAGTTACTGTCGGTTAGTAAACTGAATGAAGTATGGGTTTCGGTCAATATTTATGCAAATAACCTGCCTTTTGTAAAAAATGGTGCTTCTGTCAAGGTCACAACATTAGCTTATAAAGGAGAATCTTTTGAAGGTTACATTGATCAAGTAGCGAATTTTTTTGATCCCGATGAACGTGTTGTTAAAGCGCGTATAAAATTGTTGAACAAAGACTTGAGATTAAAGCCCGGGATGAGTGTAGACGTATTGGTAGAAAAAGCCGTGTCTGGACAAGAAGAGCACATGTTGGCAATACCCAAAGATGCAATTATCCTTCACAACAATCAGAATTTTGTAGTTCTCTACAAGAATGATTGTGATTTAGCTGTAAAGCCAGTAGACATTGTTGCTGAGAATGAAACCTATGCTTTCATCAAAACAGGAATGGCTGAGGGGGATCAGGTGGTGACTGAAAATGAGCTAATTGTATTTGATGAATTGATAAATAAATAGGATGAAGAAAGTTGTACAAAATATTGTTTCATTCTCATTGAAACACTCCTTGGTCGTCCTTTTTTTTACGATGGCATTGTTATTTGGCGGTATATATGCCTATTTACATACACCCATTGAAGCTTTTCCCGATGTGACCAATACAAGGGTTAGGATTATCACGCAATGGCCGGGACGCAGTGCTGAGGAAATAGAAAAGTTCGTCACACTGCCAGTGACCAAAGAAATGAATACGATTCCAAAGAAAACGGATGTTCGCTCAATATCACTATTTGGTTTATCTGTTGTAACAATTCAATTTGAAGATGGTGTAGCAGACTTTTACGCACAGCAGTATGCAGGTAATAAAATGCGTTCTATTGAATTGCCAGAAGGTGCTGAAAGTTCGATTGAACCACCCTCTGGCGCAACAGGAGAAATTTTTCGCTATGTGGTGAAGAGTAATCTTCCGATTAAAGAGGTCTCTGCCATTCAGGATTGGGTGATTGAACGCGAACTCGTTGGTGTGCCTGGAGTGGCAGACGTAGTTAGTTTTGGGGGCGAGGAAAAGATTTATGAAATAAAAATCAATCCAACAGAGCTGGCCAATTATAACCTTTCGCCGTTGGATGTATATGAGGCCGTATCGCGGTCAAATATCAACGTGGGCGGAGATGTTATCCAAAAAGGTAATCAGGCCTATGTGGTACGAGGTGTCGGTTTGTTAGATAAAATCGATGATATAGGCAATATCTTAATTAAAGTGGTGGGTAATACACCGATACTAGTGAAGCATGTCGCAGAAGTAGAATTAGGGGCCAAGCCTAGGCTCGGTCAGGTAGGTCTCAATCAAGAAGATGATCTTGTCCAAGGAATTGTCATTATGCTTAGGGGAGAAAATCCATCTGCAGTCGTGACAAAGTTAAAAGAAAAAATAACGGAACTGAATGAACGTATTTTACCCGAAAATGTCAAGATTGAACCCGTCATAGATCGTACGAAATTGGTGAACAATACCGTACATACAGTCTCTAAAAATCTGATAGAGGGGGTCCTGCTCGTTTCGATCATCGTCTTTATCTTTTTAAACAACTGGAAGACAACTTTTATCGTAGCATCTGTTATTCCATTGGCCTTCCTATTTGCGATTATTTTATTGAAAATACAGGGGCTGCCTGCAAATTTGATCTCCATGGGAGCCCTAGACTTTGGACTGCTGCTCGAAGGTACGC encodes the following:
- a CDS encoding response regulator transcription factor, with the protein product MQILLVEDDRRISSFVVKGLEEMGNQVILVESAEAAREWINVDSLDIIVLDIMLPGIDGIQFTKTIRYRKNHIPILILSALGEIEDKVEALESGADDYLVKPFSFKELVSRIKALVRRDNYKNVQNDSRIEIRDLKVDLERYEVFKNGKNVDLSPKEFKLLKYLIENRNKTLSRTAILQAVWGIDFDNNTNVVDVYVSYLRGKVDTGHVASIIKTVKGVGYMLTTD
- a CDS encoding ATP-binding protein → MNLKIRLTLFSTLVFTIIFALATVVIYWMFYNSSERHLVSSLEKNAKIAGIYYLEADEQSPLKHLESKNQYESLVKRAMVAVYNAAGKVSYGGMRFDSLITKDLLSQLKKDKTIYLKTEDSFYFGLYYPDNQGDFFVFVKESSADFDHQLNRLLMTLVLVFLVALISIALLSVWLSKYAYLPIRKVIQEIQHKDLSTIQEPLTGINTKDELQDLIESYNALLRRISENMIIRKNFVSYVSHEFRTPLAGILGSMEVFGAKVRSEEEYRELAETITDHVNFLNQLIGNFLLLTDDQAVKRSQELFRIDEVVWDLVPKLSRSFTAPLKIDVKVDEPQYFNFWGNKMLVTLSISNLIENALKYANGQEVLVQMTNANGRLSLQIIDHGIGIPAAELESVKQTFYRGSNVGNVKGSGIGLSFAQIVFKDQGVDFDIHSTDLGTTVSLLFPKF
- a CDS encoding TolC family protein, which codes for MRKLQITLLLLLGLNSKLFSQEAGENRLQKSEIEQIFLAHNLNLMAQRFHMQQAEAAVLQQKLWPNPTISISEFNLWKNSSSESLPALVGNYGKYQQVSVELEQTIEMAGKRKKRVQLQLLEKENAQLQFQELLRNLKYDLRSQCLELQILQEKEKLYGNQVNIFQTLAQSYQNQWREGNVSEMDYLRIQSESIAFGNKLNEIQQEKIEKMNAVAQYLGNKGAALTIADTIDVPHFLQGKKQEWKMMALDNRSDYKIVQNEFKKSDAQLKIEKAERIPDLKVSINYDRGGNIMRDFVGLGVAMDLPLFNRNQGNIKIAKLELEKNKVEIEQFRIDIEREIDFLSARLTNLEASLKTMNTGFDHNLDVALERYVRNFQERRLTIVEFIDFINNYMENKESILERRVKYLQYKEELMYLIGKDIV
- a CDS encoding efflux RND transporter periplasmic adaptor subunit; translated protein: MKRNLLMPLTLMSICVIWGCQSTKNEEQAILSTKGFCLSADFKNQIKIDSIKKRAVSEQIALNGVIQYDQDELAALKSPIPGIVQSVSFKMGDYVEKGQVLVSLKGTSVNDLGKELRELENSKRLTERKLESLHSLLKDGMASQRELEEMESELKAIEIGIRNVKANMNLLNGSLENGMFYIRAPKAGYIVDKKVSPGMTVGDDTELLSVSKLNEVWVSVNIYANNLPFVKNGASVKVTTLAYKGESFEGYIDQVANFFDPDERVVKARIKLLNKDLRLKPGMSVDVLVEKAVSGQEEHMLAIPKDAIILHNNQNFVVLYKNDCDLAVKPVDIVAENETYAFIKTGMAEGDQVVTENELIVFDELINK